From Bacteroidales bacterium:
TTATTTGTAGATTTGTCGGAAGAATTGAACCTTAAATTATATGAGATATGTCATCAGCAAAAAAGATTAAGAAGGTAACCACCCATGTATTAAATGAAATGAAACTCAGGAAGGAGAGGATATCCATGCTTACTGCCTATGATTATTCTATGGCACGTATACTGGATAAAGCCGAAATTGATGTGATCCTTGTGGGGGATTCCGCATCGAATGTGATGGCCGGTAATGAAACCACCCTCCCGATTACTCTTGATGAGATGATTTATCATGCAAAATCTGTTGTTAGGGCTGTAGAAAGAGCTTTTGTGGCTGTAGACCTTCCGTTTGGTTCCTATCAGGGGAATTCAAAAGAAGCACTGATGTCGGCAATCCGTATAATGAAGGAGACTGGTGGCCATGCGGTGAAAATGGAGGGTGGAAGTGAAATAGAAGAATCGGTTAAACGAATTCTTTCGGCAGGTATTCCTGTTATGGGGCACCTGGGTTTAACTCCCCAGTCCATTTATAAATTCGGAACTTATAAGGTAAGGGCCACAGAAGAAGAGGAAGCCAATAAGCTTATTGAAGATGCACATCTTCTGGAAAATGCCGGGTGTTTTGCACTTGTTTTGGAGAAAGTTCCCGCCAATCTTGCAGGTAAAATTGCTGAAGAATTGACAATTCCTGTAATTGGTATAGGAGCCGGAAAATATGTGGATGGACAGGTTTTGGTATTGCATGATATGCTGGGCATCAATCAGGATTTTTCTCCCAGGTTTTTACGGCGTTACCATAATTTGTATGAAGAGGTACTGGGTGCGGTGCAGGCCTATATTCAGGATATAAAAAATGAAGATTTTCCCAACGATAATGAACAGTATTAAAGAACAAGTTTTATGGAAGTCCTGTATGAGGACAATCATCTTATAGCAGTAAATAAAAACAATAATGACCTGGTCCAGGGAGACAACACAGGAGATGAATCACTTGATCAAAAGGTCAAACAATATTTAAAGGATAAGTACGGCAAACCAGGGAACGTATTTTTGGGGGTAACCCATAGATTGGACAGACCGGTAAGTGGAGCCGTGCTTTTTGCAAAAACCGGCAAGGCATTGTCAAGAGTCAACCGGTTGTTCAAGGAGAAAAAAATAGAAAAGATCTATTGGGCCATTGTGAAAAATGCTCCGGAACTGCCCAATGGATATTTGAAACATTACCTCGTCAGAAATCCACAAAAAAACAAATCTTTTGCTTTTGATCAGCCCGTGGAAAATTCCAAACAAGCCATACTTACCTATAAATTGCTGGTTTCTTCCGATCGATATCATTTGTTGGAGATCAGACCTGAGACAGGAAGGCACCATCAAATCAGAAGCCAGCTTTCAAAAATCGGTTCTCCCATTAAAGGTGATCTTAAGTACGGTTTTTCCAGAAGCAACAAAAATGGAGGTATCTCTCTTCATTCCAGACAAATAATCTTTATTCATCCGGTCCGGAACACATCGGTGTCAATAACAGCCGACCCACCCAGGGATAAATTGTGGGATTTTTTTCTTCAAAATCTGAAATAAAAAATTATATACCTGAATATTAGTGGTTTGACATAAAACCCTTTGTGATTCTTGCTATAATCCAGGTATAATCAACCAAAGCGGTGTTTTTACCGTTTGGAATCATCCGAAAAAAACTTCAATGCGTTTAGTTTTCAACAAAAATTGAGCGTATTGTTGAAAAAAATTTTTTGAAGTATGACGTAACGAGACTTTCCGGTAACACACTGTATGTAAGAACTCTATGGAGATAATCAAAGTTTAATTCACTAAAAATGAGATTTTTTTTGTGTTTTTCTTTTGAATTTTATTAAAAAAATTTGCATCTTTATCCTATTAATTCGTAAATTGGTCATCAAATAAGAAGTCTGGAATGCGAAATTTTAAAAGTCAAGATATAGTGCTATTTTTGTATAATTTTTTATTACTAATCCTAAAAACGGTTAATTATGAACAAAGCAGAATTAATTGATGCAATCGCAAACGAGGCCAATTTAACAAAGGCCGATGCAAAGAAAGCTTTAGATGCTTTTGTAGACGCAACTACTAAGTCTCTGAAAAAAGGCGAAAGAGTAGCTTTAGTTGGATTTGGTTCTTTCTCAGTGGCCAGAAGAAGCCAAAGAACCGGTAGAAATCCGCAAACAGGTAAGCCAATTACCATTAAAGCGAAAAATGTGGTTAAATTTAAGCCAGGATCTGACCTTTCTGAGGCTGTTCAGTAGAAAAGCGAAAAACATTTTCTTAAACGAAGAAAAGGGTGTACATTTGTACGCCCTTTTCTTT
This genomic window contains:
- the panB gene encoding 3-methyl-2-oxobutanoate hydroxymethyltransferase — encoded protein: MSSAKKIKKVTTHVLNEMKLRKERISMLTAYDYSMARILDKAEIDVILVGDSASNVMAGNETTLPITLDEMIYHAKSVVRAVERAFVAVDLPFGSYQGNSKEALMSAIRIMKETGGHAVKMEGGSEIEESVKRILSAGIPVMGHLGLTPQSIYKFGTYKVRATEEEEANKLIEDAHLLENAGCFALVLEKVPANLAGKIAEELTIPVIGIGAGKYVDGQVLVLHDMLGINQDFSPRFLRRYHNLYEEVLGAVQAYIQDIKNEDFPNDNEQY
- a CDS encoding RluA family pseudouridine synthase gives rise to the protein MEVLYEDNHLIAVNKNNNDLVQGDNTGDESLDQKVKQYLKDKYGKPGNVFLGVTHRLDRPVSGAVLFAKTGKALSRVNRLFKEKKIEKIYWAIVKNAPELPNGYLKHYLVRNPQKNKSFAFDQPVENSKQAILTYKLLVSSDRYHLLEIRPETGRHHQIRSQLSKIGSPIKGDLKYGFSRSNKNGGISLHSRQIIFIHPVRNTSVSITADPPRDKLWDFFLQNLK
- a CDS encoding HU family DNA-binding protein; the encoded protein is MNKAELIDAIANEANLTKADAKKALDAFVDATTKSLKKGERVALVGFGSFSVARRSQRTGRNPQTGKPITIKAKNVVKFKPGSDLSEAVQ